Proteins from one Mercurialis annua linkage group LG7, ddMerAnnu1.2, whole genome shotgun sequence genomic window:
- the LOC126657512 gene encoding agamous-like MADS-box protein MADS4 isoform X1 gives MGRGRVELKRIENKINRQVTFAKRRNGLLKKAYELSVLCDAEVALIIFSNRGKLYEFCSSSSSMLKTLERYQKCNYGAPETNVSAREALQELSSQQEYLKLKARYESLQRSQRNLLGEDLGPLSSKELESLERQLDMSLKQIRSTRTQYMLDQLTDLQRKEHMLNEANKTLKQRVGYPTNYLVDGYQAMQLNHSAQEVEYGRQAAQSQGDGFFHPLDCEPTLQIGYHPDQIAVVTAGPSVNNYMPGWLP, from the exons ATGGGGAGAGGTAGGGTTGAGCTGAAGAGAATAGAGAACAAAATTAACAGACAAGTAACGTTTGCGAAGAGAAGAAATGGACTGTTGAAGAAAGCTTATGAGCTTTCTGTTCTTTGTGATGCTGAAGTTGCTCTCATCATCTTCTCTAATAGAGGCAAATTATACGAGTTTTGCAGTAGTTCAag CAGCATGCTCAAAACACTTGAGAGGTACCAAAAATGCAACTATGGAGCACCAGAGACAAATGTGTCTGCAAGGGAGGCTCTG CAGGAGCTAAGTAGTCAGCAAGAGTACCTGAAGCTTAAAGCTCGCTACGAATCCCTGCAACGATCTCAGCGGAATCTTCTTGGAGAAGATCTTGGCCCTTTAAGCAGCAAGGAGCTTGAGTCTCTTGAAAGGCAGCTTGATATGTCACTGAAGCAGATCAGATCAACCCGG ACCCAATATATGCTGGATCAGCTCACTGACTTACAACGCAAG GAGCACATGCTGAATGAAGCAAATAAGACTCTGAAGCAAAGGGTAGGTTACCCTACAAACTAT TTGGTGGATGGATACCAAGCAATGCAGTTGAATCACAGTGCACAAGAAGTGGAGTATGGCCGCCAAGCAGCTCAATCTCAGGGCGATGGCTTCTTTCATCCCTTGGATTGTGAACCTACTTTGCAAATTGG ATACCATCCTGATCAAATAGCAGTAGTGACTGCTGGGCCAAGTGTGAATAATTACATGCCAGGATGGTTACCTTGA
- the LOC126657512 gene encoding agamous-like MADS-box protein MADS4 isoform X2: MGRGRVELKRIENKINRQVTFAKRRNGLLKKAYELSVLCDAEVALIIFSNRGKLYEFCSSSSMLKTLERYQKCNYGAPETNVSAREALQELSSQQEYLKLKARYESLQRSQRNLLGEDLGPLSSKELESLERQLDMSLKQIRSTRTQYMLDQLTDLQRKEHMLNEANKTLKQRVGYPTNYLVDGYQAMQLNHSAQEVEYGRQAAQSQGDGFFHPLDCEPTLQIGYHPDQIAVVTAGPSVNNYMPGWLP, translated from the exons ATGGGGAGAGGTAGGGTTGAGCTGAAGAGAATAGAGAACAAAATTAACAGACAAGTAACGTTTGCGAAGAGAAGAAATGGACTGTTGAAGAAAGCTTATGAGCTTTCTGTTCTTTGTGATGCTGAAGTTGCTCTCATCATCTTCTCTAATAGAGGCAAATTATACGAGTTTTGCAGTAGTTCAag CATGCTCAAAACACTTGAGAGGTACCAAAAATGCAACTATGGAGCACCAGAGACAAATGTGTCTGCAAGGGAGGCTCTG CAGGAGCTAAGTAGTCAGCAAGAGTACCTGAAGCTTAAAGCTCGCTACGAATCCCTGCAACGATCTCAGCGGAATCTTCTTGGAGAAGATCTTGGCCCTTTAAGCAGCAAGGAGCTTGAGTCTCTTGAAAGGCAGCTTGATATGTCACTGAAGCAGATCAGATCAACCCGG ACCCAATATATGCTGGATCAGCTCACTGACTTACAACGCAAG GAGCACATGCTGAATGAAGCAAATAAGACTCTGAAGCAAAGGGTAGGTTACCCTACAAACTAT TTGGTGGATGGATACCAAGCAATGCAGTTGAATCACAGTGCACAAGAAGTGGAGTATGGCCGCCAAGCAGCTCAATCTCAGGGCGATGGCTTCTTTCATCCCTTGGATTGTGAACCTACTTTGCAAATTGG ATACCATCCTGATCAAATAGCAGTAGTGACTGCTGGGCCAAGTGTGAATAATTACATGCCAGGATGGTTACCTTGA
- the LOC126657512 gene encoding agamous-like MADS-box protein MADS4 isoform X6 encodes MGRGRVELKRIENKINRQVTFAKRRNGLLKKAYELSVLCDAEVALIIFSNRGKLYEFCSSSSMLKTLERYQKCNYGAPETNVSAREALQELSSQQEYLKLKARYESLQRSQRNLLGEDLGPLSSKELESLERQLDMSLKQIRSTRTQYMLDQLTDLQRKEHMLNEANKTLKQRLVDGYQAMQLNHSAQEVEYGRQAAQSQGDGFFHPLDCEPTLQIGYHPDQIAVVTAGPSVNNYMPGWLP; translated from the exons ATGGGGAGAGGTAGGGTTGAGCTGAAGAGAATAGAGAACAAAATTAACAGACAAGTAACGTTTGCGAAGAGAAGAAATGGACTGTTGAAGAAAGCTTATGAGCTTTCTGTTCTTTGTGATGCTGAAGTTGCTCTCATCATCTTCTCTAATAGAGGCAAATTATACGAGTTTTGCAGTAGTTCAag CATGCTCAAAACACTTGAGAGGTACCAAAAATGCAACTATGGAGCACCAGAGACAAATGTGTCTGCAAGGGAGGCTCTG CAGGAGCTAAGTAGTCAGCAAGAGTACCTGAAGCTTAAAGCTCGCTACGAATCCCTGCAACGATCTCAGCGGAATCTTCTTGGAGAAGATCTTGGCCCTTTAAGCAGCAAGGAGCTTGAGTCTCTTGAAAGGCAGCTTGATATGTCACTGAAGCAGATCAGATCAACCCGG ACCCAATATATGCTGGATCAGCTCACTGACTTACAACGCAAG GAGCACATGCTGAATGAAGCAAATAAGACTCTGAAGCAAAGG TTGGTGGATGGATACCAAGCAATGCAGTTGAATCACAGTGCACAAGAAGTGGAGTATGGCCGCCAAGCAGCTCAATCTCAGGGCGATGGCTTCTTTCATCCCTTGGATTGTGAACCTACTTTGCAAATTGG ATACCATCCTGATCAAATAGCAGTAGTGACTGCTGGGCCAAGTGTGAATAATTACATGCCAGGATGGTTACCTTGA
- the LOC126657512 gene encoding agamous-like MADS-box protein MADS4 isoform X4 — protein sequence MGRGRVELKRIENKINRQVTFAKRRNGLLKKAYELSVLCDAEVALIIFSNRGKLYEFCSSSSMLKTLERYQKCNYGAPETNVSAREALELSSQQEYLKLKARYESLQRSQRNLLGEDLGPLSSKELESLERQLDMSLKQIRSTRTQYMLDQLTDLQRKEHMLNEANKTLKQRVGYPTNYLVDGYQAMQLNHSAQEVEYGRQAAQSQGDGFFHPLDCEPTLQIGYHPDQIAVVTAGPSVNNYMPGWLP from the exons ATGGGGAGAGGTAGGGTTGAGCTGAAGAGAATAGAGAACAAAATTAACAGACAAGTAACGTTTGCGAAGAGAAGAAATGGACTGTTGAAGAAAGCTTATGAGCTTTCTGTTCTTTGTGATGCTGAAGTTGCTCTCATCATCTTCTCTAATAGAGGCAAATTATACGAGTTTTGCAGTAGTTCAag CATGCTCAAAACACTTGAGAGGTACCAAAAATGCAACTATGGAGCACCAGAGACAAATGTGTCTGCAAGGGAGGCTCTG GAGCTAAGTAGTCAGCAAGAGTACCTGAAGCTTAAAGCTCGCTACGAATCCCTGCAACGATCTCAGCGGAATCTTCTTGGAGAAGATCTTGGCCCTTTAAGCAGCAAGGAGCTTGAGTCTCTTGAAAGGCAGCTTGATATGTCACTGAAGCAGATCAGATCAACCCGG ACCCAATATATGCTGGATCAGCTCACTGACTTACAACGCAAG GAGCACATGCTGAATGAAGCAAATAAGACTCTGAAGCAAAGGGTAGGTTACCCTACAAACTAT TTGGTGGATGGATACCAAGCAATGCAGTTGAATCACAGTGCACAAGAAGTGGAGTATGGCCGCCAAGCAGCTCAATCTCAGGGCGATGGCTTCTTTCATCCCTTGGATTGTGAACCTACTTTGCAAATTGG ATACCATCCTGATCAAATAGCAGTAGTGACTGCTGGGCCAAGTGTGAATAATTACATGCCAGGATGGTTACCTTGA
- the LOC126657512 gene encoding agamous-like MADS-box protein MADS4 isoform X8, whose translation MGRGRVELKRIENKINRQVTFAKRRNGLLKKAYELSVLCDAEVALIIFSNRGKLYEFCSSSSMLKTLERYQKCNYGAPETNVSAREALELSSQQEYLKLKARYESLQRSQRNLLGEDLGPLSSKELESLERQLDMSLKQIRSTRTQYMLDQLTDLQRKEHMLNEANKTLKQRLVDGYQAMQLNHSAQEVEYGRQAAQSQGDGFFHPLDCEPTLQIGYHPDQIAVVTAGPSVNNYMPGWLP comes from the exons ATGGGGAGAGGTAGGGTTGAGCTGAAGAGAATAGAGAACAAAATTAACAGACAAGTAACGTTTGCGAAGAGAAGAAATGGACTGTTGAAGAAAGCTTATGAGCTTTCTGTTCTTTGTGATGCTGAAGTTGCTCTCATCATCTTCTCTAATAGAGGCAAATTATACGAGTTTTGCAGTAGTTCAag CATGCTCAAAACACTTGAGAGGTACCAAAAATGCAACTATGGAGCACCAGAGACAAATGTGTCTGCAAGGGAGGCTCTG GAGCTAAGTAGTCAGCAAGAGTACCTGAAGCTTAAAGCTCGCTACGAATCCCTGCAACGATCTCAGCGGAATCTTCTTGGAGAAGATCTTGGCCCTTTAAGCAGCAAGGAGCTTGAGTCTCTTGAAAGGCAGCTTGATATGTCACTGAAGCAGATCAGATCAACCCGG ACCCAATATATGCTGGATCAGCTCACTGACTTACAACGCAAG GAGCACATGCTGAATGAAGCAAATAAGACTCTGAAGCAAAGG TTGGTGGATGGATACCAAGCAATGCAGTTGAATCACAGTGCACAAGAAGTGGAGTATGGCCGCCAAGCAGCTCAATCTCAGGGCGATGGCTTCTTTCATCCCTTGGATTGTGAACCTACTTTGCAAATTGG ATACCATCCTGATCAAATAGCAGTAGTGACTGCTGGGCCAAGTGTGAATAATTACATGCCAGGATGGTTACCTTGA
- the LOC126657512 gene encoding agamous-like MADS-box protein MADS4 isoform X7, with amino-acid sequence MGRGRVELKRIENKINRQVTFAKRRNGLLKKAYELSVLCDAEVALIIFSNRGKLYEFCSSSSSMLKTLERYQKCNYGAPETNVSAREALELSSQQEYLKLKARYESLQRSQRNLLGEDLGPLSSKELESLERQLDMSLKQIRSTRTQYMLDQLTDLQRKEHMLNEANKTLKQRLVDGYQAMQLNHSAQEVEYGRQAAQSQGDGFFHPLDCEPTLQIGYHPDQIAVVTAGPSVNNYMPGWLP; translated from the exons ATGGGGAGAGGTAGGGTTGAGCTGAAGAGAATAGAGAACAAAATTAACAGACAAGTAACGTTTGCGAAGAGAAGAAATGGACTGTTGAAGAAAGCTTATGAGCTTTCTGTTCTTTGTGATGCTGAAGTTGCTCTCATCATCTTCTCTAATAGAGGCAAATTATACGAGTTTTGCAGTAGTTCAag CAGCATGCTCAAAACACTTGAGAGGTACCAAAAATGCAACTATGGAGCACCAGAGACAAATGTGTCTGCAAGGGAGGCTCTG GAGCTAAGTAGTCAGCAAGAGTACCTGAAGCTTAAAGCTCGCTACGAATCCCTGCAACGATCTCAGCGGAATCTTCTTGGAGAAGATCTTGGCCCTTTAAGCAGCAAGGAGCTTGAGTCTCTTGAAAGGCAGCTTGATATGTCACTGAAGCAGATCAGATCAACCCGG ACCCAATATATGCTGGATCAGCTCACTGACTTACAACGCAAG GAGCACATGCTGAATGAAGCAAATAAGACTCTGAAGCAAAGG TTGGTGGATGGATACCAAGCAATGCAGTTGAATCACAGTGCACAAGAAGTGGAGTATGGCCGCCAAGCAGCTCAATCTCAGGGCGATGGCTTCTTTCATCCCTTGGATTGTGAACCTACTTTGCAAATTGG ATACCATCCTGATCAAATAGCAGTAGTGACTGCTGGGCCAAGTGTGAATAATTACATGCCAGGATGGTTACCTTGA
- the LOC126657512 gene encoding agamous-like MADS-box protein MADS4 isoform X3: protein MGRGRVELKRIENKINRQVTFAKRRNGLLKKAYELSVLCDAEVALIIFSNRGKLYEFCSSSSSMLKTLERYQKCNYGAPETNVSAREALELSSQQEYLKLKARYESLQRSQRNLLGEDLGPLSSKELESLERQLDMSLKQIRSTRTQYMLDQLTDLQRKEHMLNEANKTLKQRVGYPTNYLVDGYQAMQLNHSAQEVEYGRQAAQSQGDGFFHPLDCEPTLQIGYHPDQIAVVTAGPSVNNYMPGWLP, encoded by the exons ATGGGGAGAGGTAGGGTTGAGCTGAAGAGAATAGAGAACAAAATTAACAGACAAGTAACGTTTGCGAAGAGAAGAAATGGACTGTTGAAGAAAGCTTATGAGCTTTCTGTTCTTTGTGATGCTGAAGTTGCTCTCATCATCTTCTCTAATAGAGGCAAATTATACGAGTTTTGCAGTAGTTCAag CAGCATGCTCAAAACACTTGAGAGGTACCAAAAATGCAACTATGGAGCACCAGAGACAAATGTGTCTGCAAGGGAGGCTCTG GAGCTAAGTAGTCAGCAAGAGTACCTGAAGCTTAAAGCTCGCTACGAATCCCTGCAACGATCTCAGCGGAATCTTCTTGGAGAAGATCTTGGCCCTTTAAGCAGCAAGGAGCTTGAGTCTCTTGAAAGGCAGCTTGATATGTCACTGAAGCAGATCAGATCAACCCGG ACCCAATATATGCTGGATCAGCTCACTGACTTACAACGCAAG GAGCACATGCTGAATGAAGCAAATAAGACTCTGAAGCAAAGGGTAGGTTACCCTACAAACTAT TTGGTGGATGGATACCAAGCAATGCAGTTGAATCACAGTGCACAAGAAGTGGAGTATGGCCGCCAAGCAGCTCAATCTCAGGGCGATGGCTTCTTTCATCCCTTGGATTGTGAACCTACTTTGCAAATTGG ATACCATCCTGATCAAATAGCAGTAGTGACTGCTGGGCCAAGTGTGAATAATTACATGCCAGGATGGTTACCTTGA
- the LOC126657512 gene encoding agamous-like MADS-box protein MADS4 isoform X5 — protein MGRGRVELKRIENKINRQVTFAKRRNGLLKKAYELSVLCDAEVALIIFSNRGKLYEFCSSSSSMLKTLERYQKCNYGAPETNVSAREALQELSSQQEYLKLKARYESLQRSQRNLLGEDLGPLSSKELESLERQLDMSLKQIRSTRTQYMLDQLTDLQRKEHMLNEANKTLKQRLVDGYQAMQLNHSAQEVEYGRQAAQSQGDGFFHPLDCEPTLQIGYHPDQIAVVTAGPSVNNYMPGWLP, from the exons ATGGGGAGAGGTAGGGTTGAGCTGAAGAGAATAGAGAACAAAATTAACAGACAAGTAACGTTTGCGAAGAGAAGAAATGGACTGTTGAAGAAAGCTTATGAGCTTTCTGTTCTTTGTGATGCTGAAGTTGCTCTCATCATCTTCTCTAATAGAGGCAAATTATACGAGTTTTGCAGTAGTTCAag CAGCATGCTCAAAACACTTGAGAGGTACCAAAAATGCAACTATGGAGCACCAGAGACAAATGTGTCTGCAAGGGAGGCTCTG CAGGAGCTAAGTAGTCAGCAAGAGTACCTGAAGCTTAAAGCTCGCTACGAATCCCTGCAACGATCTCAGCGGAATCTTCTTGGAGAAGATCTTGGCCCTTTAAGCAGCAAGGAGCTTGAGTCTCTTGAAAGGCAGCTTGATATGTCACTGAAGCAGATCAGATCAACCCGG ACCCAATATATGCTGGATCAGCTCACTGACTTACAACGCAAG GAGCACATGCTGAATGAAGCAAATAAGACTCTGAAGCAAAGG TTGGTGGATGGATACCAAGCAATGCAGTTGAATCACAGTGCACAAGAAGTGGAGTATGGCCGCCAAGCAGCTCAATCTCAGGGCGATGGCTTCTTTCATCCCTTGGATTGTGAACCTACTTTGCAAATTGG ATACCATCCTGATCAAATAGCAGTAGTGACTGCTGGGCCAAGTGTGAATAATTACATGCCAGGATGGTTACCTTGA